The window CACGGCCAGTGCCCGCAGCTTGCCGGCTTTGACATGGGGCAGCGCCACATCCTGATTCAAAAAGACCATGGGCACGGTACCGGCCAGCAAATCATTCAGCATGGGGCCGCCGCCGCGGTAGGGAATGCCCGTCAGGAAAATGCCAGCCGTCTGCTTAAACAGCTCCATCGCCATGTGTCCAGAGGCAGCATGGGTGTAGCCGTAATCCAATTTGCCTGGATTCTTCTTGGCATGCTCCACCAACTCTTTCACCGTCTTGAACGGCAAAGAAGGATGAACCAACAGCACATTGGGGCCCGAATGCACTTGCGTGAGGTGAATGAAATCGGTCACCGAGTTGTACTTGATGTTGGGATCCAAGCCATGCGCCACAGCGTTCTGGCCCACGCCGGTCTGGATGATGGTGTAACCATCTGCAGGCATCTTGACGGCGCGATCGGTGCCGACAATGCCGCCTGCGCCACCAATGTTCTCGACGACCACGGGCTGTTTGAGGACTTTGGTCAGCTCCTCAGCCATCAAGCGGCCCATGACATCGCTGGTGCCGCCGGGTGGAAAGGCCACGATCAGTTTGATCGGTTTGTTGGGGTAATCCGCTTGGGCCAAGGCTTGACCTTGGCTGAGCAAGCCCAGACCAGCAAGGCCGATCGCGGTGAGCAGTTGGCGTTTTTTCATCATCTTTGTCTCCTGGTGTTGTCGTGTCAAAAAAGTCAATGGGTGCTTGGGTTTTCAGGTGATCGGAGCCGGATTGAAAAGCACCAGCGCGTTGTGCAGCTTCCAGTGCTCGGCCCAGGTTTTTTTGCCGCTGGCGGTTTCGAGCAGCATGCGAAACAGCGCCCAGCCCGCGTCTTCAATCGTCATCTCGCCATCGGCGATCTGACCCGCGTTGAAATCCATCAGGTCGTGCCAGCGGCGTGCCAAGTCACTGCGGGTCGCCACCTTGACCACTGGGCAGGCTTGCAGGCCATAGGGGGTGCCCCGGCCTGTGGTGAACACATGCACATTCATGCCAGCGGCCAGTTGCAAAGTGCCGCAGATGAAATCGCTGGCAGGCGTGGCCGCGAACACCAGGCCTTTTTGATCTGGCTTGAGCTTGTCGCCGGGGGCGAGCACGCTGGCAATGGCGCCGCTGCCACTCTTGATGATCGAGCCCATGGCTTTTTCGGCGATGTTGGATAAACCGCCCGCCTTGTTGCCCGGCGTGGTGTTGGCCGTGCGGTCCACGCGACCACGGTCAAGGTACTGGTCGTACCAGCCGAGTTCACGCACCACATCTTCGGCCACTGCATGTGTAGCTGAGCGGCTGGTCAGTTGCTCCACGGCGTCACGCACTTCGGTGTTTTCAGAAAACATCACCGTACCGCCCGAGCGCACGATCAGGTCAGCCATGTAGCCCACCGCTGGGTTGGCGGTCACGCCAGAAAACGCGTCGCTGCCACCACACTGAACCCCCACCACCAGCGCACTCGCGGGCACAGTCTGGCGCTTGCGAGCATTCAAGCGTTCCAAGTGGGGTTTGGCACCTTGCACGATGCTGTCGATCATGGACATGAAGCCGACGTGCTCATCGTCTTGCAGGCACACCAAGTCAGGGCCTTGCGCCTTGTCACGGCTATCGTGGATCGGGAAGCTGCCGGGTGGCAAGAGGCGCGAGGGTTGCAGCTTCTCGCAGCCCAGGCTCACCACCATGACCTCGCCGCCAAAATTAGGGTTCAGGCTGATGTTACGCAAGGTGCGGATAGGAATCTCGGCACCTGGCGCGTCAATGGCCACACCACAACCGTAACTGTGCTCCAGACCCACCACGCCGTCCACATTCGGGTAAAGCGGCAGCAACTCGCGCTCAATGCGATCCACTGCAATCTTGACCACACCCGCCACACATTGCACCGTGGTGGTGATGGCCAGCAGATTGCGCGTGCCGACCGAGCCATCGGCATTCACATAGCCTTCAAAGGTATGGCCCTCGAGCGGTAGCCAGGCAGGTGCTGGCCGGGTGGCCATGGGCAAACCTTGCAGCTCCCGTGCAGACGGAATGTCGAGCAAACGCTCATGCACCCAGCTGCCTGCTGCAATGGATTCGCGGGCGTAACCCACGGGCACGTTGTAGCGGAGCACGGCTTGACCCGCAGCGATGTCGGTCAAAGCCACCTTGTGGCCTTGCGGGACTTTGTCACGCAACACCAAACCGGTCGCAGGACCCTCGGGCATGACCGTGCCAGCAGGCAAGCCACCATCGTTGGCGATGATGGCCACGTTGTCATCCGGGTGCATGCGGATGGCCAGAGGGCGAATGGAAGTGTTCATGACCATCAAAGGGCTCAAAAGCGGGGCTGTTTGCCCGTGAAACTGGGGTCGTATTTGCGCATTTGACCCAAATCATCGCGGTTGCGGATGCCGCAATGCACGTAGTTGTGGTGCAAACGGGCCAGCGCTTCTGGATCGATGGTGACACCCAGGCCCGGTGTGCGTGGCACGCGCAGGCTGCCGTTTTCAAACTTCAGGCGTCCGCCCTGCACCACTTCGTCGTCTTGCCAGGGGTAATGGGTATCACAGGCGTAGGCCAAATGCGGCACCGAAGCAGCAAGGTGCGTCATCGCCGTCAGGCTGATGCCCAGGTGCGAGTTGGAGTGCATGGACAGGCCCATGTCAAAGGTCTGGCAAAGGCGCGAGAGCTGCTGCGTGGTGCGCAGGCCACCCCAATAGTGGTGGTCAGACAGCACAATCCGCACTGGGCAGCCCAGGCGCACGTTCTCAGCAAACTCTTTGTAGTCCGTCACTACCATGTTCGTGGCCAAGGGCACGTCACATTGCCGGGCAATCGCGGCCATGCCGTCCAGCCCAGGCGCAGGGTCTTCGTAATACTCCAGCACGCCGCGCAGCTGCTCGACCACCTTGAGGCTGGTGGCCACAGTCCAATTGGCATTGGGGTCGATCCGCAGGGGCGCACCCGGAAAAGCTTGGGCCAGTGCCAGCAGCGCCGCCACCTCCCGCTCAGGCGGCAAGGTGCCCGCTTTGAGCTTGATGCTTTTGAAGCCATATTGGGCAATCATGTGCCGAGCCTGGGCCACCATTTGTTCGGGGCTCAGGCCTTCGCCATAGGCATCAGCGCTGTAAGGCTTGTCAATGTGTTCGGCGTGTTTGAAAAACAGGTAAGCGCTGAAGGGCACGGTGTCTCGCGCAGCGCCGCCCAGCAAATCCACGATCGGGGCGCCAGCCAGTTGGCCTTGCAAATCGAGCATGGCCACCTCAAAAGCGCTGATGACCTTGGCCACGTTCTTAGACACATGGGTGCCGGGTGCCAAAGAAATTTGTTCGCCCAAAAACTCCGAAGCGTTTTGGCCAGGCGCCACCAGCGCGGCTACTCGGGTCTCCATGGTGTTGAGGTCCCAGGGCGAGAGGCCCCGTAATGCCGGTGCGGCTTTGGCCAGCACATCGAGCATGGACTGGTCGCCATAGGTCTCGTTGATGCCCACGCGCCCACAAGCGGTTTCGATCTCGATGATCGAGCGCAAAGCCCAAGGCTCGTGGATGCCCGCCGCATTGAGCAGCGGCGGATCACGGAACGCGATGGGTGTGATGCGGATATAGCGGATGGCCAGGGTCATCACAATCACTCACTTGAGGAAACTCGGCAGCCACAAAGTGAACGCAGGAACATAGGTGACCAAGAGCACGGCCACGGTCAATGCCCCATAAAAAGGCGCGATGGTGCGCATGACCTGCCCCACCGATATGCCCCCAATCGCGCAGCCGACAAATTGCACCGAGCCCACTGGTGGCGTGTTCAGGCCCAAGGCGCAGTTGATCAGCAGCATGATGCCGAACTGCATCGGATCCATGCCAAAGTGCATCGCAATGGGCATGAAAATCGGCGTGCAAATCAAGATGGTGGCGGCCATGTCGAGGAAGGTGCCCAAGATGAACAACAAGAGGTTGATCATCAAGAAAATGACCCAAGGCTCGGTGCTGATTTTTTGCATCAGCGCACCGGTCATCTGTGGCACCTCATACAAGGCCATGAAATAACCGAAGGCGTTGGAAATGCCAATCAAGAGCAGCACCACGCCGGTGGTTTTGCAAGCTTTGGCGCAAGCCTTGAGGAAATTCTGAAAGGTCAAGGTCCGGTAAACGATCACCGTCACAAACAAGGCCCAGGCCACAGCAATCGATGCCGACTCGGTGGCGGTGAAAGCACCCGACAAGATGCCCCCCAAAATGATGACCACCACAAACAGACCGGGCAATGCCGCGCCAAAGGCCTTGATCACTTCAAACCAGCCCGGAAAATTGCCGTGGACCGGGTAACCGCGGCGCACCGCCACCCAGTAAGCTGCGCCCAAATTGCACAGCGTCAAAATGATCGCAGGCACCAGCCCCGCCAAAATCAAGCCCAGCACACTCACCGAGGCCAGGCCCGAAGCGGCCAGCGTGAAGATGATCATGTTGTGCGAGGTGGGCATGATGGCCCCCACCAAAGATGCGTGCGTGGTCACATTCACCGCGTAGTCGGCGTCGTAACCCTCTTTTTTCATGAGCGGAATCATGACCGAGCCCATGGCCGAGACATCGGCCAAGGGCGATCCGGCCACGCCACCAAAAATGGTGCAACCGATCACGTTGCTCATACCCAAACCGCCACGCACATGGCCCACCAGGCTGTTGGCAAATCGCACAATGCGGTCGGCAATGCCACCGTAGAGCATCAACTCTCCGGCAAACACAAAAAATGGAATGGCGAGGAAGGAGAACACCTGCATGCCCCCGACCATCTTCTGAAACACCATGGCCACCGGCAAATCGGCGGCCATGATGGTGGCCACCGACGACAGGCCAATGGCAAAGGCCACGGGCACACCCAAAATCAAAAGGAGCGTGAAGCTCAGCGCAAGGACGGTGAGTTCCATGTTCAGTCCCAAACAGGCTTGACCACTTTGCCTTGCACCAGCGCAACAATGTGTTCAATCGAGAAAAGCAAAATCAAAGCACCCGCAATGATCACAGGCACATAGTCGATACCGTCGGGCACGGGAAGCATGGGCTTTTTCTCACCCCACTTGGCGCTGGCCCAGAGCCAGCCACCTTGCACCATCAAAAAGCCAAACAAGCCCACCGAGGCATGGATCAACACCTCGATGCGGTGTTGCCATTTTTCGGGCAACAAAACCACCAAAGACTCTAGACCAATGTGGCCCGCATCGCGCACCCCCACAGCCAGGCCAAAGGCAGTCACAAAGAGCACGATCAGCATGGCCAAGGCTTCGGCCCAAGTCGGTGTGTCGTTGAGCACGTAGCGACCGATGACCTGCCACTGCACACACAGGATCACGGCGATCAATCCGATCACGGCCAACACCAAACAGATCTTGGAGACGGTCGCACAAAACTTGGTGAACATGAAAAGCTCCAGCCCCCGGCTCTTCACCGGGGGCATCAGGAATGCCAATGACGCGTTTATTTGATGTCTTGGATCGTTTTGATCGCACGCTTCATGTCAGGCGTGGTCATGAACTTGTCGTAGACGGGGCCCATGACAGCCTGAAAGGAACGCTTGTCCACTTCCACGATCTCGGCACCTGCGGCCTTCACGTTGGCCAGCGACTTGCCTTCGGCTTCGTCCCAGGCCTTGCGCTGCACCGCCACCGACTCTTTGGCGGCCTGGCGAATCATGGCTTGCTCGTTGGCAGGCAACTTGTCCCACACCACTTTGGACATCACCAAAATCTCAGGCGCCATGGAGTGCTCGGTCTTGGAATAGACCTTGACGGCTTCCACGTGCTTAGCGGTGTCAAAAGACGGGATGTTGTTTTCTGCCGCGTCGATCAACCCTGTTTTGAGGCCGGTGTAAACCTCGCCATAAGGCATGGGCGTGGCGTTGGCACCCATGGCACTGACCAGCGCCACCCACAGGTCAGATTGCTGCACCCGAATTTTCATGCCCTTGGTGTCGGCCACGGTTTTGATGGGTTTTTTGGCATAAATGGAACGTGCGCCGCTGTCATAAAAAGCCAGACCCACAAAACCAACCGATTCGCAGCTTTTCAAGATTTCTGCGCCAACAGGGCCGTCCAGCGACTTGCGCATGTGGTCTACCGAGCGGAACAAGAAGGGCATGGTGGGCACCATGGTCATGGGGCAAACACCGTTCATGG is drawn from Limnohabitans sp. 63ED37-2 and contains these coding sequences:
- a CDS encoding Bug family tripartite tricarboxylate transporter substrate binding protein, which codes for MMKKRQLLTAIGLAGLGLLSQGQALAQADYPNKPIKLIVAFPPGGTSDVMGRLMAEELTKVLKQPVVVENIGGAGGIVGTDRAVKMPADGYTIIQTGVGQNAVAHGLDPNIKYNSVTDFIHLTQVHSGPNVLLVHPSLPFKTVKELVEHAKKNPGKLDYGYTHAASGHMAMELFKQTAGIFLTGIPYRGGGPMLNDLLAGTVPMVFLNQDVALPHVKAGKLRALAVTSKERNALYPDVPTVAESGYKGFEALSWSGLSVAKGTPQPIVDKLEAAMAQAMQSANFKQRLTSTGFVIPAQGSKPYTEFVKSELDQWTRVIKTAGIKPQ
- the garD gene encoding galactarate dehydratase encodes the protein MNTSIRPLAIRMHPDDNVAIIANDGGLPAGTVMPEGPATGLVLRDKVPQGHKVALTDIAAGQAVLRYNVPVGYARESIAAGSWVHERLLDIPSARELQGLPMATRPAPAWLPLEGHTFEGYVNADGSVGTRNLLAITTTVQCVAGVVKIAVDRIERELLPLYPNVDGVVGLEHSYGCGVAIDAPGAEIPIRTLRNISLNPNFGGEVMVVSLGCEKLQPSRLLPPGSFPIHDSRDKAQGPDLVCLQDDEHVGFMSMIDSIVQGAKPHLERLNARKRQTVPASALVVGVQCGGSDAFSGVTANPAVGYMADLIVRSGGTVMFSENTEVRDAVEQLTSRSATHAVAEDVVRELGWYDQYLDRGRVDRTANTTPGNKAGGLSNIAEKAMGSIIKSGSGAIASVLAPGDKLKPDQKGLVFAATPASDFICGTLQLAAGMNVHVFTTGRGTPYGLQACPVVKVATRSDLARRWHDLMDFNAGQIADGEMTIEDAGWALFRMLLETASGKKTWAEHWKLHNALVLFNPAPIT
- a CDS encoding enolase C-terminal domain-like protein, with the protein product MTLAIRYIRITPIAFRDPPLLNAAGIHEPWALRSIIEIETACGRVGINETYGDQSMLDVLAKAAPALRGLSPWDLNTMETRVAALVAPGQNASEFLGEQISLAPGTHVSKNVAKVISAFEVAMLDLQGQLAGAPIVDLLGGAARDTVPFSAYLFFKHAEHIDKPYSADAYGEGLSPEQMVAQARHMIAQYGFKSIKLKAGTLPPEREVAALLALAQAFPGAPLRIDPNANWTVATSLKVVEQLRGVLEYYEDPAPGLDGMAAIARQCDVPLATNMVVTDYKEFAENVRLGCPVRIVLSDHHYWGGLRTTQQLSRLCQTFDMGLSMHSNSHLGISLTAMTHLAASVPHLAYACDTHYPWQDDEVVQGGRLKFENGSLRVPRTPGLGVTIDPEALARLHHNYVHCGIRNRDDLGQMRKYDPSFTGKQPRF
- a CDS encoding TRAP transporter large permease, translated to MELTVLALSFTLLLILGVPVAFAIGLSSVATIMAADLPVAMVFQKMVGGMQVFSFLAIPFFVFAGELMLYGGIADRIVRFANSLVGHVRGGLGMSNVIGCTIFGGVAGSPLADVSAMGSVMIPLMKKEGYDADYAVNVTTHASLVGAIMPTSHNMIIFTLAASGLASVSVLGLILAGLVPAIILTLCNLGAAYWVAVRRGYPVHGNFPGWFEVIKAFGAALPGLFVVVIILGGILSGAFTATESASIAVAWALFVTVIVYRTLTFQNFLKACAKACKTTGVVLLLIGISNAFGYFMALYEVPQMTGALMQKISTEPWVIFLMINLLLFILGTFLDMAATILICTPIFMPIAMHFGMDPMQFGIMLLINCALGLNTPPVGSVQFVGCAIGGISVGQVMRTIAPFYGALTVAVLLVTYVPAFTLWLPSFLK
- a CDS encoding TRAP transporter small permease, yielding MFTKFCATVSKICLVLAVIGLIAVILCVQWQVIGRYVLNDTPTWAEALAMLIVLFVTAFGLAVGVRDAGHIGLESLVVLLPEKWQHRIEVLIHASVGLFGFLMVQGGWLWASAKWGEKKPMLPVPDGIDYVPVIIAGALILLFSIEHIVALVQGKVVKPVWD
- a CDS encoding TRAP transporter substrate-binding protein; the encoded protein is MKLNKSLMALAAALALSAQATEFRSADIHNADDYPTVVAVKHMSTVLEKLSGGKHKIKVFNKGALGSEKETIDQVKIGALDLVRVNVAPMNGVCPMTMVPTMPFLFRSVDHMRKSLDGPVGAEILKSCESVGFVGLAFYDSGARSIYAKKPIKTVADTKGMKIRVQQSDLWVALVSAMGANATPMPYGEVYTGLKTGLIDAAENNIPSFDTAKHVEAVKVYSKTEHSMAPEILVMSKVVWDKLPANEQAMIRQAAKESVAVQRKAWDEAEGKSLANVKAAGAEIVEVDKRSFQAVMGPVYDKFMTTPDMKRAIKTIQDIK